A region from the Caldicellulosiruptor naganoensis genome encodes:
- a CDS encoding permease, which translates to MFSPVQKFADFVVYNLLNIKEGSKLGSALNFFIFDTIKIFILLFIIVFVITFIRSFFSPEKTRDLLAKNKRKTFIAHILAAMLGIVTPFCSCSAVPLFIGFVEAGIPLGVTFSYLIAAPMVNEVALGLLYANFGLKIALIYIISGEIIAIISGIIIGKFGLEKYVEDYVFKIKVGNVEALEQKKTLKQRIKETWQFTVELIRKVRVYVVIGIGIGAWMHGYIPTGALATLAGKDNPFAVFIATLIGIPLYSNAAGIIPLVSELRRLGVSMGTSLAFMMSVTALSLPEMILLRRVLKPKLLAIFVSIVGCGIVLTGYLFNFIIG; encoded by the coding sequence TTGTTTTCTCCTGTTCAGAAATTTGCTGACTTTGTCGTATACAATCTTTTAAATATCAAAGAAGGCTCAAAACTTGGCTCTGCACTTAACTTTTTCATATTTGACACAATCAAAATCTTTATTTTGCTATTTATAATTGTCTTTGTTATAACATTTATAAGAAGTTTTTTCTCGCCAGAGAAAACCCGTGACCTTCTTGCAAAAAACAAAAGAAAAACATTTATAGCACACATTTTAGCAGCAATGCTTGGAATTGTAACGCCATTTTGCTCGTGTTCTGCCGTGCCGCTTTTTATAGGGTTTGTTGAAGCTGGAATTCCGCTTGGTGTTACCTTCTCATACCTAATAGCAGCGCCAATGGTAAATGAGGTTGCACTTGGACTACTTTATGCAAACTTTGGACTCAAAATCGCTTTGATTTACATCATTTCTGGTGAAATAATTGCAATTATAAGCGGTATCATCATAGGAAAGTTTGGACTTGAAAAGTATGTTGAAGATTACGTGTTTAAGATAAAAGTAGGAAATGTTGAAGCTTTAGAGCAAAAAAAGACTTTAAAACAGCGTATAAAAGAGACATGGCAGTTTACTGTTGAGTTAATTAGAAAAGTACGGGTATATGTAGTTATTGGTATTGGGATAGGTGCATGGATGCACGGGTACATTCCAACCGGAGCGCTTGCTACTTTGGCTGGAAAAGACAACCCATTTGCAGTATTTATTGCAACACTGATTGGAATACCTCTTTATTCAAATGCTGCTGGAATAATTCCTCTTGTGAGTGAGCTCAGGCGTCTTGGCGTTTCAATGGGTACCTCTTTAGCTTTTATGATGAGCGTAACTGCCCTTTCTCTTCCAGAGATGATACTTTTGAGAAGGGTTTTAAAGCCAAAGCTTTTGGCTATATTTGTATCAATTGTTGGTTGTGGAATAGTCCTCACAGGATATCTTTTTAACTTTATCATTGGATGA
- a CDS encoding ArsR/SmtB family transcription factor, which yields MKLVKDEALAKVFKALSHPLRVKIVKILLDGEKCVCELNRLVEYSQPNLSQHLKILKDAGVVDTRKVGLNIHYRIKNEYVKLLLKDAEEIVISNIETLSTAHAPDDI from the coding sequence ATGAAATTGGTCAAGGATGAAGCTTTAGCAAAGGTGTTCAAAGCACTATCACACCCGCTTCGTGTGAAGATTGTAAAGATCTTATTAGATGGTGAAAAATGTGTATGTGAGCTAAATCGGCTTGTTGAGTACTCCCAGCCAAATCTTTCTCAGCACCTTAAAATCTTAAAAGATGCGGGAGTGGTGGATACACGTAAAGTAGGGCTAAACATACATTATAGAATTAAAAATGAATATGTGAAGCTCCTTTTGAAAGACGCGGAAGAGATTGTTATTTCAAACATAGAAACTCTTTCTACCGCTCATGCACCAGATGATATTTAA
- a CDS encoding ABC transporter permease codes for MRGQDQQTFKLVADLKPKLSNEFRNGNKEIVQGRFISQTDLKNKAYVVVVDKLLAEKTVLRLEVNLI; via the coding sequence ATGCGTGGTCAAGACCAACAAACATTTAAATTGGTTGCTGATTTAAAGCCTAAACTTTCAAATGAATTCAGAAATGGGAATAAAGAAATAGTTCAAGGCAGGTTTATTTCTCAAACAGATTTGAAGAATAAAGCTTATGTTGTAGTTGTTGATAAGCTTCTTGCCGAAAAAACGGTCTTAAGGTTGGAAGTCAATTTGATTTGA
- a CDS encoding ABC transporter permease, translating to MKIADSTKSFKVKVIGICDDKTTTEEQNNFSAMSSNTIYIPYTTLKEIIKSINPDAADEITYAMYYLDNPLNVDKFRSDVQKLGIDTTKFMLNANDNLFNRIAAPIERVSKFSRVTIIGILIGGAIIIMLLMSIVIRERKLEIGILRLLGLKKGKLAAQFAMEALIITLVATILGGAIGGALSQNVANALLNKEINAQQQAFEQRGFMMMVQRDVNLPNRIQQRYSDLTKLEVKIGANEILKLCGVSLFLVLCASTI from the coding sequence TTGAAAATAGCAGATTCGACAAAATCGTTCAAAGTAAAAGTTATTGGAATTTGTGATGACAAGACAACCACAGAGGAGCAAAACAACTTCTCAGCAATGTCCAGCAATACAATTTATATCCCTTATACAACTTTAAAGGAAATCATAAAGTCTATAAATCCCGATGCGGCAGATGAGATTACATATGCAATGTATTATCTTGACAATCCTTTAAATGTTGACAAATTCAGAAGTGACGTTCAAAAACTTGGAATTGATACAACCAAGTTTATGCTAAATGCCAATGATAATCTTTTTAACAGAATAGCTGCTCCAATTGAGAGAGTTTCAAAATTTTCAAGAGTAACAATAATTGGAATACTGATAGGTGGTGCAATTATAATAATGCTTCTTATGAGCATTGTGATAAGAGAAAGAAAACTTGAGATTGGAATTTTGCGTTTGCTGGGCTTGAAGAAAGGCAAGCTTGCAGCTCAGTTTGCAATGGAAGCTTTGATAATAACTCTTGTTGCTACAATCTTAGGTGGTGCAATTGGCGGTGCTCTTTCTCAAAATGTTGCAAATGCACTTTTGAACAAGGAGATAAATGCCCAGCAGCAGGCTTTTGAACAGAGAGGATTTATGATGATGGTGCAAAGGGATGTGAATTTGCCTAATAGAATACAGCAAAGGTATTCTGATCTGACAAAGCTTGAAGTCAAGATAGGAGCAAATGAGATTTTAAAATTGTGTGGAGTTTCGCTATTTTTAGTCCTTTGCGCAAGTACAATTTAG
- a CDS encoding DUF554 domain-containing protein has protein sequence MIGLGTIVNAAAVIAGSILGLVLKFGIPERFKSTIMQAISLSVIFIGISGVLQGIFKVLNSGRIDRQYIMLMIFSLVIGGLVGEILKIEDFLDRLGERIKKAVSKVIKFENSTFTEGFVTASLVFCVGAMAIVGSLEDGLNRNFSILFAKSILDGVTSVIFSATLGIGVMFSSIVVLLYQGSITLLAGLLKPLLTDTVVLQMSMVGSVLIFAIGLNMLGISKIKVGNLLPAIFVPAVWYGVNLLI, from the coding sequence ATGATAGGGCTTGGGACCATTGTAAACGCTGCTGCTGTGATTGCAGGGTCAATTTTGGGACTTGTGTTAAAGTTTGGTATCCCAGAAAGGTTCAAATCTACAATTATGCAGGCAATATCGTTATCTGTCATCTTCATCGGAATATCGGGAGTGCTTCAGGGAATATTCAAAGTGTTAAATAGCGGCAGAATCGACAGGCAGTACATAATGCTTATGATATTCTCGCTTGTAATTGGCGGGCTTGTAGGTGAAATATTGAAAATCGAAGATTTTTTGGACAGACTTGGTGAGAGAATAAAAAAGGCAGTATCGAAGGTGATAAAATTTGAAAATTCTACATTTACAGAAGGGTTTGTCACAGCAAGCCTTGTGTTTTGCGTCGGAGCCATGGCAATTGTAGGAAGCCTTGAGGACGGGCTTAATCGCAACTTTTCTATTCTCTTTGCAAAATCAATCTTAGATGGTGTTACTTCTGTGATATTTTCTGCAACACTTGGAATAGGCGTTATGTTTTCAAGTATTGTTGTGCTTTTATACCAGGGGTCAATCACACTTCTTGCCGGGCTTTTGAAACCTCTTTTGACAGACACTGTTGTACTTCAGATGTCAATGGTAGGTTCTGTTTTGATATTTGCAATAGGTCTTAACATGCTTGGAATATCTAAAATTAAAGTTGGCAATCTTCTCCCTGCAATATTTGTGCCTGCTGTCTGGTATGGGGTAAATTTGCTAATTTAA
- a CDS encoding MarR family winged helix-turn-helix transcriptional regulator, producing the protein MQITQEIINQIADNMLSIFPMLTKNVLKKDEFTEKYGLPPRFIHILHILDHFGPMSISEMSKRLSILAPNMTPLIDKLISEGYVKRSQAASDRRVSIIEITQKGKELTHLHTQWVNHNLKKHLQNLSDDEIEELWYVLKRLKKLVMKMIGCSHHKEDEEKDVKAF; encoded by the coding sequence GTGCAGATAACTCAAGAAATTATAAACCAGATTGCAGATAATATGCTTTCCATATTTCCAATGCTCACAAAAAATGTGCTCAAAAAGGACGAGTTTACTGAAAAGTATGGACTTCCACCGCGTTTTATCCACATTCTACACATTTTAGACCATTTTGGGCCAATGTCAATAAGCGAGATGTCAAAAAGACTTTCTATTCTTGCTCCGAACATGACGCCGCTTATCGACAAGTTGATTTCAGAGGGTTATGTCAAAAGAAGTCAGGCTGCATCAGACAGAAGAGTATCTATTATTGAGATAACTCAAAAGGGTAAAGAACTTACCCATCTTCACACCCAGTGGGTCAATCACAACCTAAAGAAGCATTTACAGAACCTGTCTGATGATGAGATTGAAGAGCTGTGGTATGTGCTAAAGAGACTTAAAAAACTTGTCATGAAGATGATTGGTTGTAGCCATCATAAGGAGGATGAAGAAAAAGATGTTAAAGCTTTTTAG
- a CDS encoding ABC transporter ATP-binding protein, translated as MLKLFRYLKPYTWAVVLAPLFMLLEVVMDLMQPRFLERIIDVGLKNGDMAYIFRTGLLMILAAVVGMIGGGGCVVFSSIASQNFAFDLRNDLFKKVMAFSFKNIDRFKPETLITRLTNDVMQMQNIVMMSLRIVVRAPLLFIGGLVMAVMINPKLSIILFIAIPFVILIFYFMVKKSFPLFSTLQKKIDRVNAVMRENLLGARLVKAFVRHEHEKSRFLKANQDLLDVSLQAFGLIVIAMPLFMLVMNMSMVGVVWFGAVQIKAANMQVGELMAFINYTLQILFSLMMIGNIFLFITRASASAERINEVLNCEIDIKNKDGAITTPIKEGKVEFRNVTFYYNEEEKSPALCGISFVAKPGEVVGIIGTTGSGKSTLVSLIPRLYDATEGEVLIDGINVKDYDVTVLRKSISMVLQDTVLFTGTIKDNIAWGNEDASMEEIIEAAKVAQAHDFIMSFEKGYDTEVSERGVNLSGGQKQRISIARAILKKPKILILDDCTSAVDMATEKRIQAALKEYIKGTTTFIIAQRISSIKHADKILVMDGGRIVAQGTHEELLKSCPIYQEIYQTQMGEGEGQIA; from the coding sequence ATGTTAAAGCTTTTTAGGTATCTAAAACCGTATACATGGGCGGTGGTATTAGCTCCGCTTTTCATGCTTTTAGAGGTTGTGATGGACCTCATGCAGCCAAGGTTTTTGGAGAGAATAATAGATGTTGGACTCAAAAATGGGGATATGGCGTATATTTTCAGAACCGGGCTTTTGATGATTTTGGCAGCAGTTGTAGGAATGATAGGCGGTGGCGGCTGTGTTGTTTTTTCAAGCATTGCAAGCCAAAACTTTGCATTTGATTTGAGAAATGATCTGTTCAAGAAAGTTATGGCTTTTTCGTTCAAAAACATTGACAGGTTCAAGCCAGAAACTTTAATCACAAGGCTTACAAACGATGTCATGCAGATGCAAAATATTGTCATGATGTCTTTGAGAATTGTTGTAAGAGCTCCACTTCTTTTCATAGGTGGGCTTGTGATGGCTGTTATGATAAATCCAAAGCTTTCCATCATTTTATTTATTGCAATTCCCTTTGTAATTTTAATATTTTACTTTATGGTCAAAAAGAGTTTTCCACTGTTTTCAACTCTTCAAAAGAAAATAGATAGGGTCAATGCAGTTATGCGTGAGAATTTACTGGGAGCTCGACTTGTAAAAGCATTTGTCAGGCATGAACATGAAAAGTCAAGGTTTTTAAAGGCAAATCAAGACCTTTTGGATGTATCACTCCAAGCCTTTGGGCTGATTGTGATTGCAATGCCACTTTTTATGCTTGTAATGAACATGAGTATGGTAGGGGTTGTATGGTTTGGGGCAGTTCAGATAAAAGCAGCCAATATGCAGGTTGGTGAGCTTATGGCATTTATAAACTACACATTGCAAATTCTATTTTCGTTGATGATGATAGGCAATATCTTTTTGTTCATTACAAGGGCAAGCGCCTCTGCTGAGAGAATAAATGAGGTTTTAAATTGTGAGATTGACATCAAAAACAAAGATGGGGCGATTACAACTCCAATAAAAGAAGGAAAGGTGGAATTTAGAAATGTCACATTTTATTACAATGAAGAAGAAAAAAGCCCTGCTCTTTGCGGAATCTCTTTTGTTGCAAAGCCCGGTGAAGTTGTTGGGATAATCGGCACAACAGGTTCAGGAAAATCAACTTTAGTAAGTCTTATCCCGAGACTTTACGATGCTACAGAAGGCGAGGTTTTGATTGACGGAATAAATGTTAAAGACTATGATGTGACCGTTTTAAGAAAGAGTATCAGCATGGTATTGCAGGACACTGTACTTTTCACAGGGACTATAAAAGATAACATTGCATGGGGAAATGAAGATGCATCAATGGAAGAGATAATAGAGGCAGCAAAAGTTGCCCAGGCTCATGACTTTATAATGAGTTTTGAAAAAGGCTATGACACAGAGGTATCTGAGCGAGGTGTGAATCTTTCCGGTGGGCAAAAACAGAGAATCTCTATTGCAAGAGCTATCTTAAAAAAGCCAAAGATACTCATTTTAGACGACTGCACATCAGCTGTTGACATGGCGACAGAAAAAAGAATCCAAGCAGCCTTGAAAGAATATATCAAAGGTACCACTACATTTATAATTGCCCAGAGAATCTCTTCTATAAAACATGCAGACAAAATTTTGGTAATGGATGGAGGAAGGATTGTAGCACAGGGTACACATGAAGAACTTTTGAAAAGCTGCCCGATTTATCAGGAGATTTATCAGACTCAGATGGGAGAGGGGGAAGGACAAATTGCCTGA
- a CDS encoding ABC transporter ATP-binding protein — MPEGRKKDVQTPQPAFGPGPGPGRGPKHRFFHPRAKPKDLKNTLRRLWRYFGRYKIALLGVFLLITISSFISIISPLLIQKAIDKYIVPRKFTGLVNIIFAMIVLYILNSIFAYFQGYSMMKISQKVVFNMRNDMFSKLQKLPIKIFDTRAHGDLMSRLTNDIDVVNNTINASVTSIFSSVITLVGSVIVMLTISPILTVCTLLVVPLMFILTNWIAKNTREYFSQNQKLLGKLNGVIEEDITGQKVIKVFTREEKEINKFIDINRQLTSVGIKAQILSGVIPPLMNMLNNFAFIIVAAVGGYLALKGLVSIGSIASFIQYARQFVRPLNELANQFNQLQSAFAAAERVFEIMDEEEERENEKDAIELTNIKGEVEFRNVWFSYKEGEPVLKDVSFHAKPGQMIALVGPTGAGKTTIVNLLTRFYDIDEGEILIDGIDIRKIKRESLRKSLGIVLQDTYLFSEPVMENIRYGKLTAKDDEVIKAAKIANAHEFIRHLPHGYKTVLTDGGADLSQGQRQLLAIARAILSDPAILILDEATSNIDTRTEKLVGEAMQKLMQGRTSFVIAHRLSTIRNADLILVIYNGRIIEQGTHEELIAKKGFYYNLYMSQFAVV, encoded by the coding sequence TTGCCTGAAGGAAGAAAAAAAGATGTGCAAACACCGCAACCTGCCTTTGGACCTGGTCCTGGGCCAGGAAGAGGGCCAAAGCACAGATTTTTTCATCCTAGAGCAAAGCCAAAAGATTTAAAAAATACACTCAGAAGGCTATGGAGGTATTTTGGCAGGTATAAAATTGCACTTTTGGGTGTGTTCTTGCTGATAACAATTAGCTCATTTATCTCAATAATTTCACCGCTTTTGATACAAAAAGCCATAGATAAGTATATAGTACCCAGAAAATTTACAGGGCTTGTAAATATCATCTTTGCAATGATTGTTTTGTATATTTTAAACTCAATCTTTGCATATTTTCAAGGCTATAGTATGATGAAAATTTCCCAGAAAGTTGTTTTCAATATGCGAAATGATATGTTTTCAAAGCTTCAAAAACTTCCTATAAAAATCTTTGATACCCGTGCTCATGGTGATTTGATGAGCAGGCTTACAAACGATATAGACGTTGTTAACAACACCATCAATGCAAGTGTGACTTCTATTTTCTCAAGCGTAATTACACTTGTGGGCTCTGTCATTGTCATGTTGACAATAAGCCCAATTTTGACAGTTTGTACTTTGCTCGTTGTGCCGCTTATGTTCATCTTGACAAACTGGATTGCTAAAAACACAAGAGAATACTTTTCACAAAACCAAAAACTGCTTGGCAAACTCAATGGGGTAATTGAAGAGGACATCACAGGTCAAAAAGTCATAAAGGTGTTCACAAGAGAGGAAAAGGAGATAAACAAGTTTATTGATATAAACAGGCAGCTGACTTCTGTTGGAATAAAAGCTCAGATTCTATCTGGGGTAATTCCGCCGCTTATGAATATGCTCAACAACTTTGCTTTTATAATTGTTGCAGCAGTAGGTGGGTATTTAGCGCTAAAAGGATTGGTTTCAATTGGCAGCATCGCAAGTTTTATTCAGTATGCAAGACAGTTTGTACGTCCTTTAAACGAGCTTGCAAACCAGTTCAACCAGCTTCAATCTGCCTTTGCTGCAGCAGAAAGAGTCTTTGAGATAATGGACGAGGAAGAAGAAAGAGAAAATGAAAAAGATGCTATTGAGCTTACAAATATCAAGGGTGAGGTTGAATTTAGGAACGTGTGGTTTTCTTACAAAGAAGGTGAACCTGTTTTAAAAGATGTAAGCTTTCACGCAAAGCCCGGACAGATGATAGCCTTGGTTGGTCCAACTGGTGCTGGCAAAACTACAATTGTCAATTTGCTTACAAGGTTTTATGATATTGACGAAGGTGAAATTCTCATTGATGGAATTGATATAAGGAAGATAAAAAGAGAGTCTTTGAGAAAAAGCCTCGGGATTGTACTTCAGGACACATATCTTTTCTCTGAGCCTGTGATGGAAAATATCCGTTATGGAAAGCTCACAGCAAAAGATGATGAGGTTATAAAAGCAGCTAAAATTGCAAATGCTCATGAGTTTATAAGACACCTGCCACACGGCTACAAAACAGTGCTCACAGATGGCGGGGCAGACCTTAGCCAAGGACAAAGACAGCTTTTGGCAATCGCAAGAGCAATTTTGTCTGACCCGGCAATACTCATCTTAGATGAGGCAACAAGCAACATCGATACAAGAACAGAAAAGCTTGTTGGGGAGGCAATGCAAAAGCTCATGCAGGGAAGAACAAGTTTTGTGATAGCCCACAGACTTTCCACCATCAGAAATGCAGACCTCATCCTTGTCATATACAACGGCAGAATTATTGAACAGGGGACTCATGAGGAGCTTATAGCAAAGAAAGGGTTTTATTATAACCTCTATATGAGCCAGTTCGCAGTAGTGTAA
- a CDS encoding EAL domain-containing protein, translated as MLSKFYFSRCFRKSLLTALIFFVLNLTYLAMVIYIAFFKESFFEKYKLFVGISSAVVVTADSFYLFYTLYTLLQEKYKLKMSLQKTIVQCDTIKRKLLDITKNEHKRFQNGKKTKIVEIAYFDMLTGLPNKLQLEIFFERLSQKVPSHFDEIAVAVVDIENLVGFQSEGFYSILSIILKDIGYKLKNGLPEKSFVTKIEDNKFAIIFYDYGCRDLLIEYIKIIEETIEGRWYLVGDEFELKSVVGVAFYPQDGSCIDEVLKAATEALEQARLREEKKIYFTSSEDNTKLFYNISISNELKKAILQKNFLLVYQPLVDLQKNKIAGAEVFVRWISPEKGMVSAKEFMSVAQKERMIPEIEEWVLDTVAEDVPAFEKMLPDDFFISLNVSFLDSSVAECIFSNKVFTHYSKYNKIMAFEINQQDIDTNLSDCLKVAEEVKHKGFRIIVDDWCSSNIAVDTIRYFPVDAVKVDNRCIENAVFDKSISVIIKGIIEIAHALKIKVIAEGVETPFHYRVAKELGCDFAQGFLFSKPMVRNEFLEFYRKYEMGLAKVIA; from the coding sequence ATGCTTTCAAAGTTTTATTTTTCAAGATGTTTCAGAAAGAGTTTGCTTACTGCCCTGATATTTTTTGTTTTAAATCTTACTTATTTAGCTATGGTAATATACATAGCATTTTTTAAAGAGTCATTCTTTGAAAAATACAAACTTTTTGTGGGCATTTCTTCTGCAGTGGTGGTTACAGCAGACAGCTTTTACTTATTTTACACACTATACACCCTTTTACAAGAAAAATACAAGCTCAAAATGTCTCTGCAAAAAACGATTGTTCAATGTGATACTATCAAAAGGAAACTTTTAGATATTACAAAAAATGAGCATAAGAGGTTTCAAAATGGCAAAAAAACAAAGATAGTTGAAATTGCATATTTTGACATGCTAACAGGGCTTCCAAACAAACTTCAGCTTGAAATATTTTTTGAAAGGCTGAGTCAAAAGGTGCCTTCACATTTTGATGAAATAGCAGTAGCTGTAGTTGATATAGAAAATTTAGTGGGGTTTCAAAGTGAAGGTTTTTATTCTATCTTGAGTATTATTTTGAAAGATATTGGTTATAAACTTAAAAATGGGCTTCCAGAAAAAAGCTTTGTTACAAAAATAGAGGACAATAAATTTGCAATAATCTTTTATGATTATGGATGCAGAGATTTGTTAATAGAATACATAAAAATCATTGAGGAGACTATCGAAGGTAGATGGTATTTGGTTGGTGATGAGTTTGAATTAAAGAGCGTTGTAGGAGTTGCTTTTTATCCTCAGGATGGAAGTTGTATAGACGAAGTTTTAAAAGCTGCTACAGAAGCGCTTGAACAGGCAAGGCTAAGGGAAGAAAAGAAAATATATTTTACAAGTAGTGAAGATAATACAAAGCTTTTCTACAACATTTCAATTTCTAATGAACTTAAAAAGGCAATCTTGCAGAAAAACTTTTTGCTTGTATATCAGCCATTGGTGGATTTGCAGAAAAACAAAATTGCTGGAGCAGAGGTATTTGTTCGATGGATAAGTCCTGAAAAAGGAATGGTTTCTGCAAAGGAGTTTATGTCAGTTGCTCAAAAAGAGAGAATGATTCCTGAGATTGAAGAGTGGGTTTTAGATACCGTTGCTGAGGATGTGCCAGCTTTTGAGAAGATGTTGCCAGATGATTTCTTCATTTCTTTAAATGTATCGTTTTTAGATTCAAGTGTAGCTGAGTGTATTTTTTCAAACAAAGTATTTACTCACTATAGTAAATACAATAAGATAATGGCATTTGAAATAAATCAGCAAGATATAGATACAAATCTTTCTGACTGTTTAAAAGTTGCTGAAGAGGTTAAACATAAAGGGTTTAGGATAATTGTGGATGATTGGTGTAGTAGCAATATAGCTGTTGATACCATAAGATATTTTCCAGTGGATGCAGTGAAAGTTGATAATAGATGCATTGAAAATGCAGTTTTTGACAAGAGTATTAGCGTAATAATAAAAGGAATTATTGAGATAGCCCATGCATTGAAAATAAAAGTTATTGCTGAAGGTGTTGAAACACCATTTCATTACAGAGTGGCAAAAGAACTTGGATGTGACTTTGCTCAAGGGTTTTTATTTTCAAAACCAATGGTTAGAAATGAGTTTTTAGAGTTTTATAGAAAATATGAGATGGGCCTGGCAAAGGTTATTGCATAA
- a CDS encoding Yip1 family protein translates to MEYLKPSNLLNLIVSPGKVFQKVKEKPDFLILIFLIPVIAALTTLFMPKVTEEALLEYVKRTIEDPQVQEATLKTLKLTKSPIFLAGTAFVNTFISFFIASFVLLVIVRLAGGEIDYKKALTIVAVANLVMIPYYIFYVIYARVVNLNILDIQMNFKYFIRTYLHVFAIWRYVLIGIGVFAACELNKAKSIIVSIVYSAVTLIMPIVSMFTQNFMKFGGR, encoded by the coding sequence GTGGAGTATTTGAAACCTTCAAATCTTTTAAATCTGATTGTCTCACCGGGAAAAGTATTTCAAAAGGTAAAAGAAAAACCGGATTTTCTAATTTTAATATTTTTGATACCAGTGATAGCAGCCCTCACGACCTTGTTTATGCCAAAAGTGACAGAAGAAGCTTTATTAGAATATGTGAAAAGAACAATTGAAGACCCTCAAGTACAAGAAGCTACTCTGAAAACTTTAAAACTTACAAAATCACCTATCTTTTTGGCAGGAACGGCATTTGTAAATACCTTTATTTCATTTTTTATTGCTTCCTTTGTCTTGCTCGTAATTGTAAGGCTTGCAGGTGGTGAGATTGATTACAAAAAAGCACTTACAATTGTGGCAGTTGCAAATCTTGTAATGATTCCATATTACATCTTCTATGTGATATATGCCAGGGTCGTAAATTTGAACATTTTGGATATTCAAATGAATTTTAAGTATTTTATAAGAACATACCTGCATGTGTTTGCTATATGGCGATATGTACTAATTGGGATTGGGGTGTTTGCTGCCTGTGAACTTAACAAAGCAAAAAGTATTATTGTTAGTATTGTCTATAGTGCAGTCACACTCATAATGCCGATTGTTTCAATGTTTACACAAAACTTTATGAAGTTTGGTGGCAGATAA